A genome region from Crossiella equi includes the following:
- a CDS encoding DUF3558 domain-containing protein, with protein sequence MLASALLLASGCSGGGGNPGPTSSAGGLGLTASATPSIPPRPKDLAASGLAACDVLTPAQRATFKIDRFSLGTGERADKEPYCHYIVNPIGSTLRYSFSVAPVSNASIEYWFGGVTATVKLIDVSGYPAARVSSVSGAGRPGNQCGINVAIANGKTLGVEGQLVEAPFTEDQMCDKTVEVAKAALATLIERNK encoded by the coding sequence ATGCTGGCCTCCGCGCTCCTGTTGGCTTCGGGCTGTTCTGGCGGAGGTGGGAATCCTGGGCCGACGTCTTCTGCTGGAGGGCTTGGGCTCACCGCCAGTGCCACCCCGTCGATTCCGCCTCGGCCGAAGGACCTGGCTGCCAGTGGTCTTGCCGCCTGTGACGTGCTGACACCTGCGCAGCGGGCGACTTTTAAGATCGACAGATTCAGTCTGGGCACCGGCGAGCGGGCTGACAAGGAACCGTACTGCCACTACATCGTGAACCCGATCGGCAGCACGTTGCGGTACTCATTCAGCGTTGCCCCGGTGTCGAATGCGAGCATTGAGTACTGGTTCGGTGGAGTGACCGCGACGGTGAAGCTGATTGATGTCAGCGGCTACCCGGCTGCGCGGGTGAGTTCGGTGAGCGGCGCCGGGCGGCCCGGTAACCAGTGTGGGATCAACGTGGCTATTGCCAATGGCAAGACGCTCGGTGTGGAGGGGCAGCTTGTTGAGGCCCCCTTCACCGAGGACCAGATGTGTGACAAGACGGTCGAGGTGGCGAAAGCCGCGCTGGCCACGCTGATCGAGCGCAACAAGTAG
- a CDS encoding N-acetylglucosamine kinase, with amino-acid sequence MSGRPEISDLVLAIDGGNSKTDVMLVTRDGQVLSQVRGPGSPPQTVGMKQGLDTFEGLIVRAAREAGYPGEAPFAAHTSAFLAGADLPKEERFLQEAISERGWSATTMVANDTFALLRAGSPTGHGVAVVCGAGINGVGVAPDGRVHRYPALGRISGDWGGGAHLGSEALWLAVRAEDGRGRPTALLPAIKEHFAVPNLLELIERLHFGELGEDVLHELSPLLFRVAAAGDEVAQEVVDRLAEEVSLLATVSLRSLGLTEDPVDIVLGGGVLTGVGAALVEEVGRRCKVVAPLAVIHVVDVPPVAGAALAGLDALGADRGAEVRLRAALLTPAASESAPATEGGEPAAV; translated from the coding sequence ATGAGCGGCAGACCCGAGATCAGCGATCTCGTCCTCGCCATCGACGGCGGCAACAGCAAGACCGACGTCATGCTCGTCACCCGGGACGGCCAGGTGCTGTCCCAGGTGCGCGGGCCCGGCTCACCGCCGCAGACCGTGGGCATGAAGCAGGGCCTGGACACCTTCGAGGGACTGATCGTGCGGGCGGCGCGCGAGGCCGGGTACCCCGGCGAGGCGCCGTTCGCCGCGCACACCTCGGCCTTCCTCGCCGGTGCCGACCTGCCCAAGGAGGAGCGGTTCCTCCAGGAGGCGATCAGCGAGCGCGGCTGGTCGGCCACCACCATGGTCGCCAACGACACCTTCGCGCTGCTGCGCGCGGGCAGCCCCACCGGGCACGGCGTGGCGGTGGTGTGCGGCGCGGGCATCAACGGGGTCGGCGTGGCCCCGGACGGCCGGGTGCACCGCTACCCCGCGCTCGGCCGCATCTCCGGCGACTGGGGCGGTGGCGCGCACCTGGGCAGCGAGGCGCTGTGGCTGGCGGTGCGCGCCGAGGACGGCCGGGGCCGCCCGACCGCCCTGCTGCCCGCGATCAAGGAGCACTTCGCGGTGCCGAACCTGCTGGAGCTCATCGAGCGCCTGCACTTCGGCGAGCTGGGCGAGGACGTGCTGCACGAGCTGTCCCCGCTGCTGTTCCGCGTGGCCGCGGCCGGTGACGAGGTGGCCCAGGAGGTGGTGGACCGCCTCGCCGAGGAGGTCAGCCTGCTGGCCACGGTGAGCCTGCGCAGCCTGGGCCTGACCGAGGACCCGGTGGACATCGTGCTCGGCGGCGGGGTGCTCACCGGGGTGGGCGCCGCGCTGGTCGAGGAGGTGGGCCGCCGCTGCAAGGTGGTGGCCCCGCTCGCGGTGATCCACGTGGTCGACGTGCCCCCGGTCGCGGGCGCGGCCCTGGCCGGGCTCGACGCCCTCGGTGCGGACCGGGGGGCCGAGGTCCGGCTGCGTGCGGCGCTCCTGACTCCCGCCGCGTCGGAGAGCGCTCCCGCAACGGAGGGTGGCGAACCAGCCGCCGTCTGA
- a CDS encoding 6-phospho-beta-glucosidase, with the protein MKLTVVGGGSTYTPELIDGIAGRRTSLAVDEIVLVDPDQQRLSVIGEFSQRLLDHAGHPARVRTTTNLEEGAEGASAVLLQLRVGGQAARRSDETFPLECGCVGQETTGAGGLAKALRTVPTVLDIAERVRRVTGPDTWIVNFTNPVGIVTRALVQAGFRAVGLCNVAIGFQRYVGGLLGASPDQVRLGHVGLNHLTWEREVLVDGVDVLPRLLEEFGDDVAEHIGLPAELMRRMGVVPSYYLKYFYQHDNVVAKQRTEPPRAEVVSLVEKELMGVYADPAVVTKPEQLSQRGGAYYSEAAVQLVHALTSGETGEEHVVNVQNNGTLPFLPDDAVIEVPSTVDRNGARPLPVAPVQPQFSGLISHVTAYEYLALEAALHGGRDRVADALLAHPLVGQWDIAEKLADQLVAENKDLLPWAKA; encoded by the coding sequence ATGAAGCTCACCGTCGTCGGAGGCGGCTCCACCTACACCCCTGAGCTGATCGACGGCATCGCCGGGCGCAGAACGAGCCTGGCGGTGGACGAGATCGTGCTGGTCGACCCCGACCAGCAGCGGCTCTCGGTGATCGGGGAGTTCAGCCAGCGGCTGCTCGACCACGCCGGACACCCCGCCAGGGTCCGCACGACCACGAACCTGGAGGAGGGGGCCGAGGGCGCCTCGGCCGTGCTGTTGCAGCTGCGGGTCGGCGGCCAGGCCGCCCGGCGCTCCGATGAGACCTTCCCGCTGGAGTGCGGCTGCGTCGGCCAGGAGACCACCGGTGCCGGTGGCCTGGCCAAGGCGCTGCGCACCGTGCCGACGGTGCTGGACATCGCCGAGCGGGTGCGCCGGGTCACCGGGCCGGACACCTGGATCGTCAACTTCACCAACCCCGTGGGCATCGTGACACGGGCACTGGTGCAGGCCGGGTTCCGCGCGGTGGGCCTGTGCAACGTGGCCATCGGCTTCCAGCGCTACGTGGGCGGCCTGCTGGGCGCGAGCCCGGACCAGGTGCGCCTGGGCCACGTGGGCCTCAACCACCTGACCTGGGAACGCGAGGTCCTGGTGGACGGCGTGGACGTGCTGCCGCGCCTGCTGGAGGAGTTCGGTGACGACGTGGCCGAGCACATCGGGCTGCCCGCGGAGCTGATGCGCCGCATGGGCGTGGTGCCCAGCTACTACCTGAAGTACTTCTACCAGCACGACAACGTCGTGGCGAAGCAGCGCACCGAGCCGCCGCGCGCGGAGGTCGTGAGCCTGGTGGAGAAGGAGCTGATGGGCGTCTACGCCGACCCGGCGGTGGTGACCAAACCGGAGCAGCTGTCCCAGCGCGGCGGCGCGTACTACTCCGAGGCGGCGGTGCAGCTGGTGCACGCGCTCACCAGCGGCGAGACCGGCGAGGAGCACGTGGTCAACGTGCAGAACAACGGCACGCTGCCGTTCCTGCCGGACGACGCGGTGATCGAGGTGCCGTCCACCGTGGACCGGAACGGCGCCAGGCCGCTGCCGGTCGCCCCGGTGCAGCCACAGTTCTCCGGCCTGATCAGCCACGTCACCGCCTACGAGTACCTGGCGCTGGAGGCGGCGTTGCACGGCGGCCGGGACCGGGTGGCCGACGCGCTGCTCGCCCACCCGCTCGTGGGGCAGTGGGACATCGCGGAGAAGCTGGCCGACCAGCTCGTCGCGGAGAACAAGGACCTGCTGCCGTGGGCGAAGGCATGA
- a CDS encoding carbohydrate ABC transporter permease, giving the protein MTTATAARPAARKRPPVRKNPTGSWQKTLHWIATHSIGIALALAFALPIVFVFLTAFMDDSQALSSSLWPESWHPENFLRVFEKAPLLEYTVNSLMYSLLATVGILVSSIPAAYALARLKWKGRNGVFLLVVAAMMLPPQVVAVPLYDMWVKVGLTGTLWPLIIPYFLFDAFSVFLLRQFFLTIPQDYIDAAKIDGCNEFTAVLRVLIPMSRPGIAATGLFCFLYTWNDFFGPLIYTGENKANWPLSLSLASFRGQHAVEWNLMMAATAMIMVPAIVLFLFAQKSFVRGITFTGVKG; this is encoded by the coding sequence GTGACGACCGCGACCGCGGCACGACCGGCCGCCCGCAAACGGCCCCCGGTACGGAAAAACCCCACCGGCTCCTGGCAGAAGACGCTGCACTGGATCGCCACGCACAGCATCGGCATCGCGCTCGCCCTGGCCTTCGCCCTGCCGATCGTGTTCGTCTTCCTCACCGCGTTCATGGACGACAGCCAGGCGCTGTCCTCCAGCCTGTGGCCCGAGTCCTGGCACCCGGAGAACTTCCTGCGGGTGTTCGAGAAGGCGCCGCTGCTGGAGTACACGGTCAACAGCCTCATGTACTCGCTGCTGGCCACCGTCGGCATCCTGGTCTCCTCCATCCCGGCGGCCTACGCGCTGGCGCGGCTGAAGTGGAAGGGCCGCAACGGGGTCTTCCTGCTGGTGGTGGCCGCGATGATGCTGCCGCCGCAGGTGGTGGCGGTGCCGCTGTACGACATGTGGGTCAAGGTCGGGCTGACCGGCACGCTGTGGCCGCTGATCATCCCGTACTTCCTCTTCGACGCGTTCAGCGTGTTCCTGCTGCGCCAGTTCTTCCTGACCATCCCGCAGGACTACATCGACGCGGCCAAGATCGACGGCTGCAACGAGTTCACCGCGGTCCTGCGGGTGCTCATCCCCATGTCCCGCCCCGGGATCGCGGCGACCGGCCTGTTCTGCTTCCTCTACACCTGGAACGACTTCTTCGGTCCGCTGATCTACACCGGGGAGAACAAGGCCAACTGGCCGCTGTCGTTGTCGCTGGCCTCCTTCCGCGGCCAGCACGCCGTGGAGTGGAACCTGATGATGGCGGCCACCGCGATGATCATGGTCCCGGCCATCGTGCTGTTCCTGTTCGCGCAGAAGTCCTTCGTCCGAGGGATCACCTTCACCGGAGTTAAGGGTTAA
- a CDS encoding ESX secretion-associated protein EspG, with translation MSHYVVQWVQLSTVEFLLLWDAEGLGERHLVLDVPGLGIDPEEGARRRAGAWGALRDRGLARRERAADEVAGLLGVLARPRRSVDGRIWLPGRHIRCLAAARGEIGALAVWQGESVWLSHIRGSAVAEAAVATAGELSAGPGRSVAVPRGVLHQAHAEAPGDDQAFIGTLVRGGVRRDDARVLADMLRTVAVHGQFGVEVERRRADRVVAFHGGPAGCYSQHTEREWTTVAPAGNRLLVGYLERLLSELD, from the coding sequence TTGAGCCACTACGTTGTCCAGTGGGTGCAACTGTCCACTGTGGAGTTCCTCTTGCTCTGGGACGCCGAGGGTCTCGGGGAGCGGCACCTTGTGCTCGATGTGCCCGGGCTCGGTATCGATCCTGAGGAGGGGGCTCGGCGGCGGGCGGGGGCCTGGGGGGCTCTGCGGGATCGTGGGCTTGCCCGGCGGGAGCGGGCTGCGGACGAGGTGGCCGGGTTGTTGGGGGTGCTCGCCCGGCCCCGGCGGTCCGTGGACGGGCGGATCTGGCTGCCCGGGCGGCACATCCGGTGTCTTGCCGCCGCGCGCGGGGAGATCGGGGCCCTGGCCGTGTGGCAGGGGGAGAGTGTGTGGCTCAGTCACATCCGGGGGAGCGCCGTGGCTGAGGCCGCCGTGGCGACGGCCGGGGAGCTCTCGGCCGGGCCCGGGCGGTCCGTGGCCGTGCCTCGCGGTGTGCTGCACCAGGCGCACGCCGAGGCGCCCGGGGACGACCAGGCCTTCATCGGCACGCTCGTCCGGGGCGGGGTGCGACGTGATGATGCCCGGGTGCTCGCGGACATGCTCCGGACCGTCGCCGTGCACGGGCAGTTCGGGGTCGAGGTCGAGCGGCGGCGGGCCGACCGCGTCGTCGCCTTCCACGGCGGGCCCGCCGGGTGCTACTCGCAGCACACCGAGCGCGAGTGGACCACTGTCGCGCCCGCCGGGAACCGGCTGCTCGTCGGCTACCTCGAGCGCCTGCTCAGCGAGCTGGACTAG
- a CDS encoding extracellular solute-binding protein, producing MRKTSRLVLLSAATAMLVSACAGGGGGASGAPGAAPGKDDKLTLTVYSNFEGREYKAVTEALNRIKTKFPNFEVKHEGTQDDEKITGAIRGGNPPDVAISFFTDNLGQFCSSGSFQNLQPYIDRDKADINVIPKAVRDYTEYKGNRCSMPMLTDIYGFYFNKDMFAKAGLSEPPKNTDELFEAAKKLTEFNPDGSIKVAGFMPLIPHYRNQAQNWTPMFGARFLGADGKSNLANSPEWKELFEFQKKLVDFYGYDKIETFRAGLGQEYSPDHAFQKGKLAMMIDGEYRTAFLANESKEINYGTAPAPVSPKKPELYGGGFATGTIIGIPKGVKNPGASWELVKQMSLDTDTLVQLSNAIKNIPTTEPSMKDPKLEMTPQFKTFIDIFGSGKLWSNPATPIGDAHLKAVNDFAEKWQSGKVSDLAGELKKVDAQVDDALAQKAGK from the coding sequence ATGCGCAAGACCTCTCGCCTGGTCCTGCTCAGCGCCGCAACCGCCATGCTCGTCTCGGCCTGTGCCGGCGGTGGGGGCGGTGCGTCCGGCGCGCCCGGCGCGGCACCCGGCAAGGACGACAAGCTGACCCTCACCGTGTACAGCAACTTCGAGGGCCGCGAGTACAAGGCCGTCACCGAGGCGCTGAACCGGATCAAGACGAAGTTCCCCAACTTCGAGGTCAAGCACGAGGGCACCCAGGACGACGAGAAGATCACCGGCGCGATCCGCGGCGGCAACCCGCCGGACGTGGCGATCTCCTTCTTCACCGACAACCTCGGCCAGTTCTGCTCCTCGGGCAGCTTCCAGAACCTGCAGCCCTACATCGACCGCGACAAGGCCGACATCAACGTCATCCCCAAGGCCGTGCGGGACTACACCGAGTACAAGGGCAACCGGTGCTCGATGCCGATGCTCACCGACATCTACGGCTTCTACTTCAACAAGGACATGTTCGCCAAGGCGGGCCTGTCCGAGCCGCCGAAGAACACCGACGAGCTGTTCGAGGCGGCCAAGAAGCTGACCGAGTTCAACCCGGACGGCTCCATCAAGGTCGCGGGCTTCATGCCGCTGATCCCGCACTACCGCAACCAGGCGCAGAACTGGACCCCGATGTTCGGCGCCCGCTTCCTCGGCGCGGACGGCAAGTCCAACCTGGCCAACAGCCCGGAGTGGAAGGAGCTCTTCGAGTTCCAGAAGAAGCTCGTCGACTTCTACGGCTACGACAAGATCGAGACCTTCCGGGCCGGTCTGGGCCAGGAGTACTCGCCGGACCACGCCTTCCAGAAGGGCAAGCTGGCGATGATGATCGACGGTGAGTACCGCACCGCGTTCCTCGCCAACGAGTCCAAGGAGATCAACTACGGCACCGCGCCCGCCCCGGTCTCCCCGAAGAAGCCGGAGCTCTACGGCGGCGGCTTCGCCACCGGCACCATCATCGGCATCCCCAAGGGCGTGAAGAACCCGGGCGCCTCCTGGGAGCTGGTCAAGCAGATGTCGCTGGACACCGACACCCTGGTGCAGCTGTCCAACGCGATCAAGAACATCCCCACCACCGAGCCGTCCATGAAGGACCCGAAGCTGGAGATGACCCCGCAGTTCAAGACCTTCATCGACATCTTCGGCAGCGGCAAGCTGTGGTCCAACCCGGCCACCCCGATCGGTGACGCGCACCTCAAGGCGGTCAACGACTTCGCCGAGAAGTGGCAGTCGGGCAAGGTCAGCGACCTGGCCGGGGAGCTGAAGAAGGTCGACGCGCAGGTGGACGACGCGCTGGCGCAGAAGGCCGGCAAGTAG
- a CDS encoding ROK family transcriptional regulator, protein MLREINDRAAIDALLRHGPLTRSELEAQIGLSKPATAALLTRLETAGAVVRAGLRGGGRGPRAQLWTVNGSLASVAAVDLTPRGVDVAIADIAGSVLAEHHTALPRAGQDTVLAAFRDALHTTATRAGIAPDGLSQVVVGAPGGVNPVTGHLGFAPHLRTWEGFDVPGRLSALLTVPVTVENDVNLVALEEMTTGRGVDVQDFVLIWISSGLGSAVVINRSLLRGATGGAGEIDSMRVPDRARADTGVDRDGIRLGDLLATGSVVQLARAHGLAARTGAAALRKALESGPAGEPFLLDLARRIATGVAGVVSVLDPQLVLLAGETAQAGGEEFCALVAAELHHLVTPRTPVRTSLVAGKPVRSGALHAALALAREEVFGLVATPTARGPARPAGAAAVPVRPPLRAPHLSPTAH, encoded by the coding sequence CTGCTGCGCGAGATCAACGATCGCGCGGCCATCGACGCGCTGCTCCGGCACGGTCCGCTGACCCGCTCCGAGCTGGAGGCCCAGATCGGCCTGTCGAAACCGGCTACCGCCGCGCTGCTCACGAGACTGGAGACCGCGGGCGCGGTCGTCCGGGCCGGGCTGCGCGGCGGCGGGCGCGGCCCCCGCGCCCAGCTCTGGACGGTCAACGGCTCGCTGGCCTCGGTGGCCGCGGTCGACCTCACCCCGCGCGGTGTGGACGTGGCCATCGCCGACATCGCGGGCTCCGTCCTGGCCGAGCACCACACCGCGCTGCCCCGGGCGGGACAGGACACCGTGCTCGCCGCCTTCCGCGACGCCCTGCACACCACCGCCACCCGCGCGGGCATCGCGCCAGACGGCCTGTCCCAGGTCGTGGTCGGCGCGCCCGGCGGGGTCAACCCGGTGACCGGGCACCTCGGCTTCGCCCCGCACCTGCGCACCTGGGAGGGCTTCGACGTGCCCGGCAGGCTCAGCGCCCTGCTCACCGTGCCGGTGACCGTGGAGAACGACGTCAACCTGGTCGCGCTGGAGGAGATGACCACCGGCCGGGGCGTGGACGTCCAGGACTTCGTGCTGATCTGGATCAGCTCCGGCCTCGGCTCGGCGGTGGTGATCAACCGCAGCCTGCTGCGCGGGGCCACCGGCGGCGCGGGCGAGATCGACTCCATGCGCGTGCCCGACCGCGCGCGGGCCGACACCGGCGTGGACCGCGACGGCATCCGCCTCGGCGACCTGCTGGCCACCGGCTCGGTCGTGCAGCTGGCCCGCGCGCACGGCCTGGCCGCCCGCACCGGCGCCGCCGCGCTGCGCAAGGCGCTGGAGTCCGGCCCGGCGGGCGAGCCGTTCCTGCTGGACCTGGCCCGCCGCATCGCCACCGGCGTGGCCGGTGTGGTCAGCGTGCTCGACCCCCAGCTGGTGCTGCTGGCCGGGGAGACCGCACAGGCCGGTGGCGAGGAGTTCTGCGCCCTGGTCGCCGCCGAGCTGCACCACCTGGTCACCCCGCGAACGCCCGTGCGCACCTCACTGGTGGCCGGGAAACCCGTGCGCTCCGGCGCACTGCACGCCGCCCTGGCCCTGGCCAGGGAAGAGGTGTTCGGACTCGTCGCCACCCCCACTGCTCGTGGGCCCGCCCGGCCCGCCGGTGCAGCCGCCGTCCCCGTACGGCCCCCGCTGCGCGCACCACACCTGTCCCCGACCGCACACTGA
- a CDS encoding N-acetylglucosamine kinase codes for MNFLGVDTGATTTRALLITDSGERLGTGRAGGGNPNAHPPGIAAARIAQAVTEALGSHDPAGVGGLVLGLAGVAKLADPAVRTLFDAALRGTGLTCPIRPVADCEAAFATAASTGEGTVLVAGTGSIAARISGHRMVATAGGFGWLLGDEGSAYWLGREAVRATLRRVEREQDLGPLGAGVFAHAGLAPNPDRVLARRELITAVNAESPIRLAGFAPLVTAAVHSDEAAAEIVDRGAALLTETALATRTPGEDSPIVLTGSLVTAGTPVGDRVRAELTRRGGGPVSVAEDGTTGAAWLAALETVPGEAAQALHRKLTS; via the coding sequence ATGAACTTCCTCGGTGTGGACACCGGCGCGACCACGACCAGGGCACTGCTCATCACCGACTCCGGCGAGCGCCTGGGCACGGGCCGCGCGGGCGGCGGCAACCCGAACGCGCACCCGCCGGGCATCGCGGCGGCCCGCATCGCGCAGGCGGTCACCGAGGCACTGGGCAGCCACGACCCGGCCGGGGTCGGCGGCCTGGTGCTGGGCCTGGCCGGGGTGGCCAAGCTGGCCGACCCGGCGGTGCGCACGCTGTTCGACGCTGCGCTGCGCGGTACCGGCCTGACCTGCCCGATCCGCCCGGTGGCCGACTGCGAGGCGGCCTTCGCCACGGCGGCCAGCACGGGCGAGGGCACGGTCCTGGTGGCGGGCACCGGCTCGATCGCGGCCCGCATCAGCGGCCACCGCATGGTCGCCACCGCGGGCGGCTTCGGCTGGCTGCTGGGTGACGAGGGCTCGGCCTACTGGCTGGGCCGCGAGGCCGTGCGGGCGACTCTGCGCCGGGTCGAACGGGAGCAGGACCTGGGCCCCCTGGGCGCGGGTGTGTTCGCCCACGCGGGCCTGGCGCCGAACCCGGACCGGGTGCTGGCCCGCCGCGAGCTGATCACGGCGGTGAACGCGGAGTCTCCGATCCGTCTGGCGGGCTTCGCCCCCCTGGTCACGGCGGCGGTGCACAGCGACGAGGCGGCGGCCGAGATCGTCGACCGGGGCGCGGCCCTGCTCACCGAGACGGCCCTGGCCACCCGCACCCCGGGCGAGGACTCCCCGATCGTCCTGACCGGCAGCCTGGTCACCGCGGGCACCCCGGTGGGTGACCGGGTCCGCGCGGAGCTCACCCGCCGGGGCGGCGGCCCGGTCTCGGTGGCCGAGGACGGCACCACGGGCGCGGCCTGGCTGGCGGCCCTGGAGACGGTGCCCGGCGAGGCGGCGCAGGCCCTGCACCGCAAGCTGACGAGCTAG
- a CDS encoding esterase-like activity of phytase family protein has protein sequence MAITTRRVRASALVALGLFAFSATPAHAADGWTKVGAGITGGISGFALIDRESALVVRDNKKSGENRVARLSFRAGGTPSLKPLTWRGETPTDLEAAAAVPGRAGEYLALASSGRVYHVKLAGDRVSVLRAFTVPKGQSGDNYEGLALVSRGGGLVAAWADRGQDARPATVYTATLDLAKGRFGPVRSVAYRTSYPVSDVRHSSDLSIDEAGGVLVSTASDPGDDGPFDSAVFRIGTLRDENGPAVVLAATATQVTVQRGHKIEAMTCLDGGCTRLLLGTDDENAGGAVRIV, from the coding sequence ATGGCAATCACAACACGACGAGTGCGGGCGAGCGCCCTGGTCGCACTCGGACTGTTCGCCTTCTCCGCCACCCCCGCGCACGCGGCGGACGGCTGGACGAAGGTAGGCGCTGGCATCACCGGCGGCATCAGCGGTTTCGCGCTGATCGACCGCGAGTCCGCACTGGTCGTGCGGGACAACAAGAAGTCCGGCGAGAACCGCGTGGCCCGGCTGAGCTTCCGAGCCGGTGGCACGCCCTCGCTCAAGCCCCTGACCTGGCGCGGGGAGACCCCGACCGACCTGGAAGCGGCCGCCGCCGTGCCGGGCCGGGCGGGGGAGTACCTCGCGCTGGCGAGCTCGGGCCGGGTCTACCACGTGAAGCTGGCCGGGGACCGGGTCTCGGTGCTGCGGGCCTTCACCGTGCCCAAGGGGCAGTCCGGGGACAACTACGAGGGCCTCGCGCTGGTCAGCCGGGGTGGCGGCCTGGTCGCCGCGTGGGCCGACCGCGGTCAGGACGCCCGGCCCGCGACGGTCTACACGGCCACCCTGGACCTGGCGAAGGGCCGGTTCGGCCCGGTGCGCTCGGTGGCGTACCGGACCTCGTACCCGGTGTCCGATGTGCGCCATTCCTCCGATCTTTCGATCGATGAGGCGGGTGGGGTCCTGGTCTCGACGGCCTCCGACCCGGGTGACGACGGCCCGTTCGACTCCGCGGTGTTCCGCATCGGCACGCTGCGTGACGAGAACGGGCCCGCAGTGGTGCTCGCGGCCACCGCGACGCAGGTCACCGTGCAGCGCGGCCACAAGATCGAGGCGATGACCTGCCTGGACGGCGGCTGCACCAGGTTGCTGCTGGGCACCGACGACGAGAACGCGGGCGGTGCGGTGCGCATCGTCTGA
- a CDS encoding DUF3159 domain-containing protein: protein MEPTATKRQAGAPDSLADLLGGRRGAIDATLPPLAFVLGWLLSGESIWIGSAVALAVGLSIAVYRLAKGHRPRAVLLGMLGVCAAALVALYTGRAADFFLVQLLSNVASALAWAVSIVIGWPLLGVLVGAALGQRTRWRKDPALMRAYRLSSWVWVGQYLVRVVVFSSLWWIDAVIALGVSRVALSWPLVALSVAVSGWVLFRVLPGDHPGIRHPQVPEPSV from the coding sequence GTGGAACCCACCGCCACCAAGCGCCAGGCGGGCGCGCCGGACTCCCTAGCGGACCTGCTGGGCGGGCGCCGCGGCGCGATCGACGCAACCCTGCCCCCACTGGCCTTCGTCCTGGGCTGGCTCCTCTCGGGCGAGTCCATCTGGATCGGCTCGGCCGTGGCCCTGGCGGTGGGCTTGTCGATCGCCGTCTACCGCCTGGCCAAGGGCCACCGCCCGCGCGCGGTCCTGCTGGGCATGCTGGGCGTCTGCGCGGCGGCCCTGGTCGCCCTGTACACCGGACGGGCCGCCGACTTCTTCCTGGTGCAGCTGCTCTCCAACGTCGCCAGCGCCCTGGCCTGGGCGGTGAGCATCGTGATCGGCTGGCCGCTGCTGGGCGTTCTCGTCGGCGCGGCGCTCGGGCAGCGCACGCGGTGGCGGAAGGACCCGGCGCTGATGCGCGCGTACCGGCTGTCGAGCTGGGTGTGGGTCGGGCAGTACCTGGTGCGGGTCGTCGTGTTCTCGTCACTGTGGTGGATCGACGCGGTGATCGCGCTGGGGGTGTCCCGGGTCGCGCTGAGCTGGCCGCTGGTGGCGTTGAGCGTCGCGGTCAGCGGGTGGGTGCTGTTCCGCGTGCTGCCCGGGGACCACCCGGGAATCCGCCATCCGCAGGTGCCGGAACCGTCCGTGTGA
- a CDS encoding carbohydrate ABC transporter permease: MTATLERASAARPTPSAGRAGRRRRNYLTVLAFMAPAIIGFAVFFGYPLIATIYFSFTSYDLINAPEWLGFDNYVRMFTSEPLVGVAAYNTLWLVIVLTTCRVLFALGTAMVISRLKSGAGLVRTLCYLPSLAPPVAATITFVFLFNPEFGPINKFLEFVGIDGGLWFSDPEMSKPALTILALWGSGELMIILLAALLDVPQEQYEAAEIDGAGPIRKFWSITLPSISPVLMFGIVNSVIFALQFFTQAVVAGSVASGSAEVAGNAKDIGFPQNSTLTFPVWLYVQGFRYFNMGYAAAMATLLFIVSFAFTALLVRQMRKASHVEEGS; the protein is encoded by the coding sequence ATGACCGCCACTCTTGAGCGCGCGAGCGCCGCCCGGCCCACCCCCAGCGCGGGGCGGGCCGGGCGGCGACGCCGGAACTACTTGACCGTCCTGGCCTTCATGGCCCCGGCGATCATCGGGTTCGCGGTGTTCTTCGGCTACCCGCTGATCGCCACGATCTACTTCTCCTTCACCAGCTACGACCTGATCAACGCCCCCGAATGGCTGGGCTTCGACAACTACGTGCGTATGTTCACCAGCGAGCCGCTGGTGGGTGTGGCGGCGTACAACACGCTGTGGCTGGTGATCGTGCTGACCACCTGCCGGGTGCTGTTCGCCCTCGGCACGGCGATGGTGATCTCGCGCCTCAAGAGCGGCGCCGGCCTGGTCCGCACGCTCTGCTACCTGCCCTCCCTGGCCCCTCCGGTCGCGGCGACGATCACCTTCGTCTTCCTGTTCAACCCGGAGTTCGGCCCGATCAACAAGTTCCTGGAGTTCGTCGGCATCGACGGCGGCCTCTGGTTCTCCGACCCGGAGATGTCCAAGCCCGCCCTGACGATCCTCGCGCTCTGGGGCTCCGGCGAGCTGATGATCATCCTGCTCGCCGCGCTGCTGGACGTGCCGCAGGAGCAGTACGAGGCGGCCGAGATCGACGGCGCGGGCCCGATCCGCAAGTTCTGGTCCATCACCCTGCCGTCGATCTCCCCGGTGCTGATGTTCGGCATCGTGAACTCGGTGATCTTCGCGCTGCAGTTCTTCACCCAGGCCGTGGTGGCCGGTTCGGTGGCCTCCGGCTCGGCCGAGGTCGCGGGCAACGCCAAGGACATCGGCTTCCCGCAGAACTCCACGCTGACCTTCCCGGTGTGGCTGTACGTCCAGGGCTTCCGCTACTTCAACATGGGTTACGCGGCGGCCATGGCGACCCTGCTGTTCATCGTCTCCTTCGCCTTCACCGCCCTGCTGGTGCGGCAGATGCGCAAGGCCTCGCACGTCGAGGAGGGTTCGTGA